One Miscanthus floridulus cultivar M001 chromosome 11, ASM1932011v1, whole genome shotgun sequence DNA window includes the following coding sequences:
- the LOC136492941 gene encoding UNC93-like protein 1, producing the protein MAVTEVEGPPPAAAALEVPAKRGLLRYNSPLAQVSLLGLICFCCPGMFNALSGLGGGGQVDASTADNANTALYACFAVFGVLGGAAHNLLGPRATLMLGALTYPLYAGSFLYYNHHRHSQVFPVTAGALLGAGAGFLWAAQGAVMTSYPPPNRRGTYISLFWCLFNLGGVLGGLLPFSLNYNSGDKPKNVSDSTYIAFMAFMLVGAALTVLVLPPTRIVRDDGTKATRVTFSSPATEGAEILKLFANWKMLLVLPAAWASNFFYTYQFNNVNGGLFTLRTKGLNNVFYWGAQMIGSAGIGYFLDFGFASRRKRGLFGVVAVAVVGTAIWGGGLANQLKYTAVPLSDPIDFKEGHRYAGPFLLYFSYGLLDAMFQSLIYWIIGALANDSQILSRYVGFYKGVQSAGAAVAWQVDKQHTSLISQLIVNWGLMTVSYPLLVLLVFLAVKDEDYSVSSVEEDGKEKDSKLSAPTSFH; encoded by the exons ATGGCCGTGACGGAGGTAGAGGGCCCGCCgccggcggctgcggcgttggaggtGCCGGCGAAGCGCGGCCTCCTGCGGTACAACTCGCCGCTGGCGCAGGTATccctgctggggctcatctgcttCTGCTGCCCGGGCATGTTCAACGCGCTGTCGGGCCTCGGTGGCGGCGGGCAGGTCGACGCCAGCACCGCCGACAACGCCAACACGGCGCTCTACGCCTGCTTCGCCGTCTTCGGCGTCCTCGGCGGCGCCGCGCACAACCTCCTCGGCCCGCGCGCGACGCTGATGCTGGGCGCGCTCACCTACCCGCTCTACGCCGGCTCCTTCCTCTACTACAACCACCACCGGCACTCGCAGGTGTTCCCCGTCACGGCGGGCGCGCTGCTCGGCGCCGGCGCGGGGTTCCTCTGGGCGGCGCAGGGCGCCGTGATGACGTCGTACCCGCCGCCCAACCGCCGGGGCACCTACATCTCCCTCTTCTGGTGCCTCTTCAACCTCGGCGGCGTGCTCGGCGgcctcctccccttctccttGAACTACAACAGTGGCGACAAGCCCAAAAACGTCAGCGACAGCACGTACATCGCCTTCATGGCCTTCATGCTCGTCGGCGCCGCGCTCACTGTGCTCGTGCTGCCGCCCACCAGGATCGTCCGCGACGACGGCACCAAGGCCACCAGGGTCACCTTCTCTTCCCCCGCCACCGAGGGCGCCGAGATCCTCAAGCTCTTCGCCAACTGGAAGATGCTGCTCGTGCTCCCGGCCGCCTGGGCCAGCAACTTCTTCTACACCTACCAGTTCAACAACGTCAACGGCGGCCTCTTCACGCTCCGCACCAAGGGGCTCAACAACGTCTTCTACTGGGGCGCGCAGATGATCGGTTCCGCCGGCATCGGTTACTTCCTCGACTTCGGCTTCGCCAGCCGCCGGAAGAGAGGGCTGTTCggggtcgtcgccgtcgccgtcgtcggaaCGGCCATCTGGGGAGGCGGTCTGGCCAACCAGCTCAAGTACACAGCTGTGCCGTTGTCCGACCCCATCGATTTCAAGGAAGGCCACCGCTACGCCGGGCCGTTCCTGCTCTACTTCAGCTACGGCCTGCTGGATGCCATGTTCCAGAGCCTCATCTACTGGATCATCGGCGCCCTCGCCAATGACTCCCAAATCCTCAGCAG gTACGTTGGGTTCTACAAGGGTGTGCAGAGTGCGGGAGCGGCGGTGGCATGGCAAGTGGACAAGCAACACACGTCCCTGATATCCCAGCTGATTGTGAACTGGGGGCTCATGACCGTCAGCTACCCATTGCTTGTGCTGCTGGTGTTCCTGGCCGTGAAGGACGAGGACTATTCGGTTTCTTCAGTGGAGGAGGACGGCAAGGAGAAAGATAGTAAGCTGTCAGCACCGACCAGCTTCCACTAA